One genomic segment of Thermodesulfobacterium sp. TA1 includes these proteins:
- a CDS encoding McrB family protein, whose protein sequence is MDKFLINKPRLEALLNIYAGFLNENKEYLEERESNLKFFKDILEKIKMNQLIKGNIKEIFNKKRLYTTPQYLKLNNELNNKLVQWLNNIVERVNKAEKENRRLSDGEIKGIVLKLKDKKYKAVTTEILCVFYPHHYWIQNEKKYKEMIDKLKSLKVLELFNFQIKNYVENYEHIGELQQEILNIMQNNNNLLNTYNELIGRKEINFYDVDGFLFWLIDKKYENTYNEDVLNQEIEKYLKKINLASYFLSEGFYFNPDQITAFYSALKTKGFVILSGLSGTGKTKLAQLFAELLCPCDKCHKKNSQETEIKPDTECDTCTHIFLSVRPDWRDGKALLGYYNPITENYESTPFLKFILRAKNDYQKNKENANPYFIILDEMNLSHVEYYFSDFLSVLESGRDENGWTKESIKLHSLENVKDLRENEIPSEIKLPPNLYIIGTVNIDETTYMFSPKVLDRAFTLEFREIDFDKYAFSKIDEDGSNRTAKEISQTILQDFKNNGNFCGAIADKTEVEEAIENLKNNGKLTELIKLNNNLQPYDLHFGYRVLNEIALFVKYATNAPDVVGKLDENTALDYAVLMKVLPKFHGPRQKLERPLWLILNWCLKNPVENYENEKFDDFKKKVWKILTGIERIPITDDLAFFIEKFQDKTSKNVYQESTQQDQSTQQKQQLSEEPNQSESPVQQVKQTGQRDAIKYQNAAKKILLMLRQLYETGFASFA, encoded by the coding sequence ATGGATAAGTTTCTCATTAACAAGCCAAGACTTGAGGCTTTGTTAAACATTTATGCTGGCTTTTTAAATGAAAACAAAGAATATTTAGAGGAAAGAGAAAGCAATTTAAAATTTTTTAAAGATATTTTAGAAAAAATTAAAATGAATCAACTTATAAAAGGAAATATAAAAGAAATTTTTAATAAAAAGAGACTTTATACTACTCCTCAATATTTAAAGCTTAATAACGAACTTAATAACAAATTAGTACAATGGCTGAATAATATAGTAGAAAGGGTGAATAAAGCAGAAAAAGAAAATAGAAGACTTTCAGATGGTGAAATTAAGGGAATTGTACTTAAACTAAAAGATAAAAAATATAAGGCTGTAACTACAGAAATACTCTGTGTTTTTTATCCACATCACTATTGGATTCAAAATGAAAAAAAATATAAAGAAATGATAGATAAATTAAAAAGTTTAAAAGTATTGGAACTTTTTAACTTTCAAATAAAAAATTATGTAGAAAATTATGAACATATTGGAGAGCTTCAACAAGAGATTTTAAACATTATGCAGAATAATAATAATTTATTGAACACTTATAACGAATTAATTGGTAGGAAAGAAATAAACTTTTATGATGTAGATGGATTTCTGTTTTGGTTGATAGATAAAAAATACGAAAATACATATAATGAAGATGTTTTAAATCAAGAAATTGAGAAATATCTAAAAAAAATTAATCTTGCTTCTTACTTTCTATCTGAAGGCTTTTATTTCAATCCTGATCAAATTACAGCTTTTTACTCTGCCCTCAAGACCAAAGGTTTTGTAATTCTCTCTGGACTTTCGGGAACAGGAAAGACAAAATTGGCTCAACTTTTTGCTGAACTATTGTGCCCCTGTGATAAATGCCATAAAAAAAACAGTCAAGAAACAGAAATTAAACCTGATACCGAATGTGATACTTGTACTCATATCTTTCTTTCTGTTAGACCCGATTGGAGAGATGGAAAAGCTTTGCTTGGATATTACAATCCAATCACAGAAAACTATGAAAGTACACCATTTCTTAAATTTATTTTGAGAGCAAAAAATGATTACCAGAAAAATAAAGAAAATGCTAATCCATACTTCATCATTCTTGATGAAATGAACCTTTCACATGTTGAATATTACTTTTCGGATTTTTTAAGTGTATTAGAATCTGGAAGAGATGAAAATGGTTGGACAAAGGAAAGCATAAAACTTCACTCACTTGAAAACGTTAAAGACCTAAGGGAAAATGAAATTCCTTCGGAAATTAAACTTCCGCCTAACCTCTACATCATAGGAACTGTAAATATAGACGAAACAACTTACATGTTTAGTCCAAAAGTTTTAGACCGGGCCTTTACTTTAGAGTTTAGAGAGATTGATTTTGATAAATATGCTTTTTCTAAAATTGACGAAGATGGATCAAACCGAACAGCCAAAGAAATTAGTCAAACAATACTTCAAGATTTTAAAAATAACGGAAATTTTTGCGGAGCTATAGCTGATAAAACAGAAGTTGAAGAGGCTATAGAGAACTTAAAAAACAACGGAAAACTAACTGAACTTATTAAATTAAACAATAATTTACAACCCTATGATTTACACTTTGGCTATAGAGTCTTAAATGAAATAGCCTTATTTGTAAAATATGCTACAAATGCACCAGATGTTGTAGGGAAATTGGATGAAAATACCGCCTTAGACTATGCAGTTTTAATGAAAGTTTTACCTAAATTTCACGGACCAAGGCAAAAATTAGAAAGACCTTTGTGGCTAATTTTGAATTGGTGTTTAAAAAATCCTGTAGAAAATTATGAAAATGAAAAATTTGATGACTTTAAAAAGAAAGTCTGGAAAATATTAACAGGGATTGAAAGAATACCAATTACTGATGATTTAGCCTTCTTCATTGAAAAATTTCAGGATAAAACCTCAAAAAATGTTTATCAAGAAAGTACCCAACAAGATCAATCAACACAGCAGAAACAACAGCTATCAGAAGAACCTAATCAATCTGAAAGTCCTGTCCAACAAGTAAAACAAACAGGACAGCGTGATGCAATTAAATATCAAAACGCAGCTAAAAAAATCTTGTTAATGCTTAGGCAACTTTATGAAACAGGATTTGCAAGCTTTGCTTAA
- a CDS encoding DUF2357 domain-containing protein — MWKEYTDINDKRKKICWEKDDFKIILEGENIEITNESVKQKCSELNFDIANVIVQEWKEIWVYVKDDIEKIEIEKVYFGEENAEQRPKGCWSFTFRNYLGKSFIKVKFKNGQEIKTDPIEIISSKTPINNEEDPLFYPKFLKNLIDEIIEYIISAPFYLGSPTEFPTEEHTQIQSPIFVLHLLTQKADDIIQALQTISQNPYRSLITHERWVLPNEVKSVDEDTIIMMFHHPEYLRKVSSRSILKFLANRLKGYLPERVFERHVIETLDNLENRFIKSFMDIILYWCEEFKKRNFWEKAKSCQSKLEELENYVRYFRSGSLFGDVGNVTFLPYSSQVLLKRDGYRECLSIYRLLNISRLPLFNELKDAIDNRRIDKLYEYWCFFELAKRLAKALGKDLSELKFQIFEAQEGGLASEIKADLGDSYELVYNKTFKRGEESYSINLRPDFTLIKNKREIKAVFDAKFRFDLVREEEIDNELEEEAFKIGDLEKLVKIQDLFKMHTYRDALGCELALVLYPGSENVFYDANNTKEKNKFDLESILNKQGIGAIAMVPENKDKNKSK; from the coding sequence AAAAATTTGTTGGGAAAAAGATGATTTTAAAATAATATTAGAAGGGGAAAATATAGAAATTACGAATGAAAGTGTAAAACAAAAATGTTCTGAACTTAATTTTGATATAGCTAATGTTATAGTTCAAGAATGGAAAGAAATTTGGGTATATGTAAAAGATGATATAGAAAAAATTGAAATTGAAAAGGTTTATTTTGGAGAAGAAAATGCTGAACAAAGACCTAAAGGTTGCTGGAGTTTTACCTTTAGAAATTATCTTGGAAAAAGTTTTATAAAAGTAAAATTTAAAAATGGTCAAGAAATTAAGACGGATCCAATAGAGATTATTTCAAGTAAAACCCCAATTAATAATGAAGAAGATCCTCTTTTTTATCCAAAATTTTTAAAAAACTTAATTGACGAAATAATAGAGTATATCATTTCAGCTCCATTTTATTTAGGATCACCAACTGAATTTCCAACTGAAGAACATACTCAAATTCAATCACCTATTTTTGTTCTTCATCTTTTAACCCAAAAAGCAGACGATATTATTCAAGCCTTACAAACAATTTCACAAAATCCTTATAGAAGCTTAATTACTCATGAAAGATGGGTATTACCTAATGAAGTAAAAAGTGTTGATGAAGACACTATTATTATGATGTTTCATCATCCAGAATATTTGCGTAAAGTTTCTTCAAGAAGTATTTTAAAATTCTTAGCAAATAGGCTAAAGGGATATCTCCCAGAGAGAGTTTTTGAGCGTCATGTTATAGAAACCCTTGATAATCTAGAAAATCGTTTTATTAAAAGTTTTATGGACATCATTCTCTATTGGTGTGAAGAATTTAAAAAGCGTAACTTTTGGGAAAAAGCTAAATCCTGTCAATCAAAATTAGAAGAATTAGAAAACTATGTTCGTTATTTTAGGAGTGGTTCGCTTTTTGGAGATGTAGGTAATGTGACTTTTTTGCCTTACTCTTCTCAAGTTTTGTTGAAAAGAGACGGATATCGCGAATGTTTGAGTATTTATCGACTTTTGAATATTTCAAGATTACCCTTGTTTAATGAGCTAAAAGATGCTATAGACAACAGAAGGATAGATAAACTCTATGAGTATTGGTGCTTTTTTGAGCTTGCCAAAAGATTGGCAAAAGCCTTAGGTAAAGACTTATCAGAGCTTAAATTTCAAATATTTGAAGCTCAAGAAGGTGGACTTGCATCAGAGATTAAAGCAGATTTAGGAGATAGTTATGAACTTGTATATAACAAAACTTTTAAAAGAGGAGAAGAAAGTTATTCGATTAATTTGCGCCCTGATTTTACACTTATTAAAAACAAAAGGGAGATAAAAGCTGTTTTTGATGCCAAGTTTAGGTTTGACTTAGTGAGAGAAGAGGAGATAGATAACGAACTTGAAGAAGAAGCCTTTAAAATAGGAGATTTAGAAAAGTTGGTAAAAATTCAAGACCTTTTTAAGATGCACACTTATAGGGATGCATTGGGATGTGAATTAGCATTAGTGTTGTATCCAGGAAGTGAAAATGTGTTTTATGATGCTAATAATACTAAAGAAAAAAATAAGTTTGATTTAGAATCAATTTTAAATAAACAGGGTATTGGTGCCATAGCTATGGTGCCAGAAAATAAAGATAAAAACAAGAGTAAATAA